Proteins encoded by one window of Salvia splendens isolate huo1 chromosome 14, SspV2, whole genome shotgun sequence:
- the LOC121763951 gene encoding TPR repeat-containing thioredoxin TDX-like isoform X1 — protein sequence MEAQRIQELKGLVEFCKLNPHVLHTPSLAFFKNFLQSFGARIPAFGGSSNDGEDHEDKKPFASRKRNAPMEDALNDDIVESDAELDNSDIVEPDNDPPQKVGAVEVTEDNQEAAQLSKAKAMAALAEGEVILIHSGSDLDEKLDAASKASCLSVLYFTATWCGPCLYVGPVFTSLAAKYPKVVFLKVDIDEARQVAFKWGISSIPTFFFIRNGEEVDQLVTVDKNALEQKIAQHA from the exons ATGGAGGCGCAAAGGATTCAGGAATTGAAGGGTTTGGTGGAGTTCTGCAAACTAAACCCACATGTCTTACACACTCCGTCTCTTGCATTTTTCAAGAATTTTCTGCAAAG TTTTGGAGCTCGAATTCCGGCGTTTGGAGGATCG AGCAATGATGGTGAGGACCATGAAGATAAAAAGCCGTTTGCTTCAAGGAAGCGCAATGCACCAATGGAGGATGCCTTAAATGACGACATTGTTGAATCTGACGCTGAGTTAGATAATTCAGACATTGTGGAGCCTGACAATGATCCTCCACAGAAAGTGGGTGCTGTTGAAGTAACCGAAGATAATCAAGAAGCTGCTCAGTTATCGAAAGCAAAAGCTATGGCAGCACTCGCTGAAG GAGAAGTCATCCTGATTCATTCTGGTAGCGACTTGGATGAGAAACTCGATGCTGCTTCAAAGGCATCTTGCCTCTCAGTTCTCTACTTCACCGCAACGTGGTGTGGGCCTTGCCTTTATGTCGGCCCTGTTTTCACTAGCTTGGCGGCTAAATACCCAAAAGTCGTTTTCTTAAAAGTAGACATCGACGAGGCTAGACAGGTTGCTTTCAAATGGGGCATCAGTAGCATCCCGaccttcttcttcatcagaaATGGTGAGGAGGTGGATCAGCTCGTCACCGTGGACAAAAACGCGCTCGAGCAGAAGATTGCTCAGCATGCTTGA
- the LOC121763951 gene encoding TPR repeat-containing thioredoxin TDX-like isoform X2 codes for MEAQRIQELKGLVEFCKLNPHVLHTPSLAFFKNFLQSFGARIPAFGGSSNDGEDHEDKKPFASRKRNAPMEDALNDDIVESDAELDNSDIVEPDNDPPQKVGAVEVTEDNQEAAQLSKAKAMAALAEGEVILIHSGSDLDEKLDAASKASCLSVLYFTATWCGPCLYVGPVFTSLAAKYPKVVFLKVDIDEARQVAFKWGISSIPTFFFIRNEKAAVSKLELLAMLS; via the exons ATGGAGGCGCAAAGGATTCAGGAATTGAAGGGTTTGGTGGAGTTCTGCAAACTAAACCCACATGTCTTACACACTCCGTCTCTTGCATTTTTCAAGAATTTTCTGCAAAG TTTTGGAGCTCGAATTCCGGCGTTTGGAGGATCG AGCAATGATGGTGAGGACCATGAAGATAAAAAGCCGTTTGCTTCAAGGAAGCGCAATGCACCAATGGAGGATGCCTTAAATGACGACATTGTTGAATCTGACGCTGAGTTAGATAATTCAGACATTGTGGAGCCTGACAATGATCCTCCACAGAAAGTGGGTGCTGTTGAAGTAACCGAAGATAATCAAGAAGCTGCTCAGTTATCGAAAGCAAAAGCTATGGCAGCACTCGCTGAAG GAGAAGTCATCCTGATTCATTCTGGTAGCGACTTGGATGAGAAACTCGATGCTGCTTCAAAGGCATCTTGCCTCTCAGTTCTCTACTTCACCGCAACGTGGTGTGGGCCTTGCCTTTATGTCGGCCCTGTTTTCACTAGCTTGGCGGCTAAATACCCAAAAGTCGTTTTCTTAAAAGTAGACATCGACGAGGCTAGACAGGTTGCTTTCAAATGGGGCATCAGTAGCATCCCGaccttcttcttcatcagaaATG AGAAGGCTGCAGTGAGCAAACTGGAGTTGCTTGCAATGCTGAGCTGA
- the LOC121765300 gene encoding protein TIFY 6B-like translates to MERDFMGLSVKQELPDEIIDAAPVRSLPMQWSFSNKGSALPHLLSFQGGQEDKQPKTGFNSLASSGLVTLTTDVFESSHTQFPASQKSNAVEKQGGVRYTVTTYPTQHGDAHSVRRPITTTSPGVAHHQPYAAPMAVVPMAKPSNSAVVGTTDFRNSPKISNAPAQLTIFYNGSVCVFDNISPEKAQAIMLLAGNAPPVAPKATPSASHIQAAVPRSSVSERLTISQPYATTPRLSSPVPVTPISNSPSLGWAGLRTEASAARPSGSRMSPPINAEPLKTVTPPGSVSFISADTVPQFRRKSLARFLEKRKERVISASPYGDCQSGDYGAAGSGGTSLSMNS, encoded by the exons ATGGAGAGAGATTTCATGGGCTTGTCTGTGAAACAGGAGCTTCCTGATGAAATAATTGATGCTG CTCCTGTGAGAAGCTTACCAATGCAGTGGTCATTCTCAAACAAGGGCTCTGCCCTTCCTCATCTCTTGTCTTTCCAAGGTGGTCAAGAAGACAAGCAACCTAAGACTGGTTTTAACTCTCTTGCATCATCTGGTTTGGTTACCTTGACTACTGATGTTTTCGAGTCTAGTCACACCCAGTTTCCTGCCTCACAG AAAAGTAATGCTGTTGAGAAGCAAGGTGGGGTCCGTTACACGGTGACAACTTACCCGACTCAGCACGGAGATGCACACAGCGTCCGTCGTCCAATCACCACCACTTCACCGGGTGTGGCTCACCACCAGCCCTACGCTGCTCCCATGGCCGTAGTCCCAATGGCCAAGCCCTCCAACAGCGCTGTCGTTGGAACCACTGATTTCAG GAACTCACCCAAGATCTCCAACGCGCCGGCTCAGTTGACCATCTTCTACAATGGCTCAGTCTGTGTCTTCGACAACATATCTCCCGAGAAG GCTCAAGCTATTATGCTATTGGCTGGAAATGCACCACCGGTGGCTCCTAAGGCCACCCCTTCCGCATCTCATATTCAGGCGGCCGTTCCTAGATCTTCAGTTTCCGAGAGGCTAACCATAAGCCAGCCCTATGCAACCACGCCACGCCTTTCCAGCCCCGTCCCAGTGACCCCTATTAGCAACTCCCCGTCTCTGGGATGGGCTGGTCTTAGGACTGAGGCAAGCGCTGCTAGGCCATCTGGATCTCGTATGTCGCCTCCTATCAATGCTGAGCCTCTGAAAACAGTTACTCCTCCAGGATCTGTAAGCTTCATATCAGCAG ACACTGTGCCTCAGTTTCGCAGAAAATCTCTAGCCCGGTTCTTGGAGAAGCGCAAGGAGAG GGTGATCAGTGCTTCACCTTATGGTGACTGTCAGTCGGGGGATTATGGGGCGGCCGGATCAGGCGGGACGAGCTTGTCGATGAACTCGTAG
- the LOC121765299 gene encoding TPR repeat-containing thioredoxin TDX-like produces MEAEKIQELKGFVEFCKQNPHVLNTPSLEFFKNFLQSLGAKIPAFGGSSKGGEDREDKKPFDTRKRDVPMEDISNDDIVESDVELDNSDIVEPDNDPPQKMGDPSVEVTEENQEAAQLSKAKAMEAIADGKLSEAIDYLTEAIMLNPNSAILYGNRASIFITLKKPNAAIRDADAALQINPDSAKGYKARGLAKAMLGSWEEAARDLHVASKLDFDEEIGLALKKVEPNAKKIEEHNRKYERLRKEKELRQIELERKRRQDTEAASVLKDGQIIPIHSGSELKEKLNAASKTSRLSVLYFTATWCGPCRYVSPVFTSLAGKYPKVVFLKVDIDEARDAAAEWNISSVPAFFFVRNGKEVDQLVGSDKNALEQKIAQHA; encoded by the exons ATGGAGGCCGAAAAGATTCAGGAATTGAAGGGTTTTGTGGAGTTCTGCAAACAAAACCCACATGTGTTAAACACTCCATCTCTAGAATTTTTCAAGAATTTTCTGCAAAG TTTGGGAGCTAAAATTCCGGCGTTTGGAGGATCG AGCAAAGGCGGTGAGGACCGTGAGGATAAAAAGCCATTTGATACTAGGAAGCGCGATGTACCAATGGAGGATATCTCAAATGACGACATTGTTGAATCTGACGTTGAGTTGGATAATTCAGACATTGTGGAGCCTGACAATGATCCTCCACAAAAA ATGGGTGACCCTTCCGTTGAAGTAACTgaagaaaatcaagaagctgCTCAGCTATCGAAAGCAAAAGCTATGGAAGCAATTGCTGATG GAAAGTTAAGTGAGGCCATAGATTACCTAACTGAGGCAATCATGTTGAATCCAAACTCGGCAATATTATATGGAAATCGAG CAAGTATCTTTATCACATTGAAGAAACCAAATGCTGCGATACGAGATGCTGATGCAGCCTTACAG ATCAACCCAGACTCGGCAAAAGGATACAAAGCACGAGGGCTGGCAAAGGCAATGTTGGGCTCGTGGGAAGAGGCTGCTCGTGATTTGCACGTGGCATCAAAGTTGGATTTTGACGAGGAGATAGGACTAGCACTCAAGAAG GTTGAACCCAATGCAAAGAAAATTGAAGAGCACAACCGGAAATATGAACGCCTGCGTAAAGAGAAGGAATTAAGACAAATCGAGCTTGAGAGGAAGAGGCGTCAA GATACCGAAGCTGCTTCTGTTTTAAAAGATG GACAAATCATCCCGATTCACTCTGGTAGCGAGTTGAAAGAGAAACTCAATGCTGCTTCAAAGACATCTCGGCTTTCAGTTCTCTACTTCACTGCAACATGGTGTGGGCCCTGCCGTTATGTCTCCCCTGTTTTCACGAGCTTGGCTGGTAAATACCCGAAAGTTGTTTTCTTGAAAGTGGACATCGACGAGGCTAGAGATGCAGCTGCTGAATGGAACATCAGTAGCGTCCCGGCCTTCTTCTTTGTCCGAAACGGTAAGGAGGTGGATCAGCTCGTCGGGTCGGACAAAAACGCGCTTGAGCAGAAGATTGCTCAGCATGCTTGA